One segment of Leguminivora glycinivorella isolate SPB_JAAS2020 chromosome 12, LegGlyc_1.1, whole genome shotgun sequence DNA contains the following:
- the LOC125231692 gene encoding ribonucleases P/MRP protein subunit POP1 has protein sequence MATPEFDAALGGTEELPFSANSLKFATSRSVEIAAMTESILRPSKTKLIFQTLPVHMRRRVMSHNCKRLPRKLREGHLEQLKKSGLPPKQKRPSRKYRRRPANLLDEYNRRQKRNVWLETHIWHAKRFHMVERWGHRLALAPCDKAFRMCYRATSAHCLLQDISYLTPIQVTGPVALLKEMFSSLTSCVCGLGICAQAYLSGKREGTIHLYEVNSYPYGYIGKVTFIWLPADSQNRILWLFVHPSQTKQVESALANIISGINTDEPDLATKKRKISNKFTDNIQFKVLSGIFNRFRLTGPNSHAILSHSLKSVSEHDSSEWQTLLREKDDFYLKEKQDYWQEISKASSPSQLPPRTVVGLIVKDPRLSRPSHRTKAKYENTEPIPAQSLLDIPKEAANSPLWDLSIHDVIKKNRLTNGQFIAHITKSQLVPGEVNENDPALQSVPVVLVQRPGSQEPCIKKLGYGCGWDIIIPAGYSLQFWQTFIMFGARSGGLRETESLAFEMGEHHIPPDSEAGMAEEKRIETELKERYFNLPPSKRVNYAKLGVNSPFICPWKILLKDWASSSVVDFFILRDKKLLDQVQNCVMNKKALPQMDKSETCLVAVYIKVQGKGTLKRHAHLCLPRPGDDKTIKTLFEPHHDDPNEELRKQKRTAHIIDLKRLRRRKMKLKKHNTVTANVARKTTVQKEPSEYVKMMRELWVPSDTPTVRHSTAREIIGFISQGGFSFSEAHSCGVGFVAYNALSALLKSGQNQALVRNVTSRKYRLGSLQVTVP, from the exons ATGGCTACGCCAGAATTCGATGCTGCCCTGGGCGGCACAGAGGAGTTACCATTTTCAGCCAATAGTTTGAAATTTGCTACATCTAGAAGCGTAGAAATTGCTGCTATGACTGAAAGCATTCTTCGTCCAAGCAAAACTAAGCTTATCTTTCAAACACTGCCTGTTCACATGCGCCGCAGAGTAATGAGCCACAACTGTAAGAGATTGCCAAGAAAGTTACGTGAGGGTCATTTAGAGCAGTTAAAAAAGAGTGGCCTACCTCCTAAACAAAAGAGGCCATCTAGAAAATATCGCAGGCGGCCGGCAAATTTGTTAGATGAGTATAATCGACGGCAGAAGCGAAATGTTTGGTTGGAAACTCATATATGGCACGCTAAAAGGTTCCACATGGTTGAGCGCTGGGGGCACCGACTGGCCCTCGCGCCCTGTGACAAAGCATTCAGAATGTGTTACCGGGCCACCTCTGCTCACTGTTTACTACAAGACATCTCATACCTAACTCCAATACAAGTTACAGGACCAGTAGCATTATTAAAAGAAATGTTTTCGTCATTAACTAGTTGTGTCTGTGGACTTGGCATCTGTGCTCAAGCTTATTTATCTGGCAAAAGAGAAGGTACTATCCACCTATATGAAGTAAACTCTTACCCTTATGGTTATATTGGAAAAGTAACCTTTATCTGGCTTCCAGCTGATAGTCAAAATAGGATTTTGTGGCTATTTGTCCATCCATCTCAGACAAAACAAGTAGAATCAGCTTTAGCAAACATAATAAGTGGTATAAATACAGATGAGCCTGatttagcaacaaaaaagagaaaaatcTCTAATAAATTTACAGATAATATCCAATTCAAAGTGTTATCAGGCATATTTAACAGATTCAGATTGACAGGACCCAATAGCCATGCAATCTTGTCTCACAGTCTCAAATCTGTAAGTGAGCATGATTCTTCAGAATGGCAAACACTCCTTAGAGAAAAAGATGATTTCTACTTAAAAGAAAAGCAAGACTACTGGCAAGAGATCAGTAAGGCTAGCTCACCATCTCAGTTGCCTCCAAGAACAGTAGTAGGCTTGATTGTCAAGGATCCACGCCTGAGCCGACCTTCACACCGCACTAAGGCTAAATATGAAAACACAGAACCAATACCTGCACAGTCCTTGCTAGATATACCTAAGGAAGCAGCAAATTCGCCTTTATGGGACTTGAGTATACATGATGTTATCAAGAAAAATAGGTTGACCAATGGACAGTTCATAGCTCACATAACCAAGAGCCAGTTGGTGCCAGGAGAGGTGAATGAGAATGATCCTGCTCTACAAAGTGTCCCTGTGGTGCTAGTCCAGAGACCAGGCTCTCAAGAGCCTTGTATTAAAAAACTTG gTTATGGATGTGGATGGGATATAATTATACCAGCCGGCTACAGCCTGCAATTCTGGCAAACATTCATCATGTTCGGTGCAAGGTCCGGAGGTCTCCGCGAAACTGAGAGTTTAGCTTTTGAAATGGGTGAACACCACATACCACCAGATTCTGAAGCCGGGATGGCAGAGGAGAAAAGAATAGAAACAGAGTTGAAAGAGAGATATTTCAACCTGCCTCCTAGTAAGAGAGTAAATTACGCTAAATTAGGTGTCAATAGTCCATTTATTTGCCCCTGGAAGATATTGTTAAAAGATTGGGCATCAAGTTCAGTAGTTGACTTCTTTATTTTGCGAGACAAGAAACTTTTGGATCAAGTACAG AACTGTGTGATGAATAAAAAAGCTCTTCCTCAAATGGACAAATCTGAAACCTGCTTGGTGGCTGTGTACATTAAAGTACAGGGCAAAGGTACTCTCAAAAGGCACGCCCATTTATGTCTACCACGGCCTGGAGATGACAAAACAATCAAAACGTTGTTTGAACCCCACCATGACGACCCTAACGAGGAACTAAGGAAACAGAAACGGACAGCACACATTATAGACTTGAAACGGTTGCGGAGACGGAAGATGAAACTGAAAAAGCATAACACAGTAACCGCA AATGTTGCACGAAAAACGACCGTACAAAAAGAGCCATCGGAATACGTGAAAATGATGAGAGAACTATGGGTGCCCTCCGACACACCCACTGTTCGACATTCCACTGCCAGAGAAATCATAGGATTTATATCTCAAGGCGGATTCAGTTTCTCGGAAGCCCACAGTTGCGGCGTTGGATTCGTCGCGTATAACGCTCTGAGCGCCCTCCTCAAGAGTGGCCAAAATCAAGCTCTAGTCCGAAATGTAACATCGAGGAAATATAGATTAGGTTCCTTACAAGTTACTGTGCCATGA